attattattttcgaaaatttagaaaaacactttaaaCATATATCGATCTTTATAAAAGTCATAAGAAATAATGGTTTAGTAGTTTCTAAATCCAAAATAAGTTTATTCCAAACCAAAGTAAGGTTTTTAGGTCATTATATTACCCAAGGAACCATTACCCCAATAGAACGATCTATAGAATTTGCTAGCAAATTCCCAGACCAAATTCTTgataaagtccaattacaaaggTTCTTAGGAAGCCTCAATTATCTTATAGACTTTTATCTAGATCTTAGCAAATTATGTAAACCATTATATGATAGACTCAAAAAGAATCCACAACCTTGGACAAAAAACCATACCAATATTATCACCCaaatcaaaaaacaaatcaCTAAGCTTCCTTGTTTATATTTAGCTGATCCAAATGCCCCCAAGATAGTTGAAACAGATGCTTCTGAAATAGGGTATGGTGGGAtcctaaaacaagttaaaggaGGAAATGAGCAAGTAGTCTAGTTTACTTCCAGATACTGGAATCCTACTCAGCAAAATTAtagtattattaaaaaaagaaattttgtcaATTGTTTTATGCATTACAAAATTCcaaagtgatttattaaatcaaaaattccTTTTACGAATCGATTGCAAATCAGCAAAAGAAGTTTTACAAAAAGATGTTCAAAACATTGCCTCAAAATAGATTTTTGCAAGATGGCAGGCAATTTTGagcatatttgattttgatattgaatacaTCAAAGGAGAAACTAATTCTTTGCTGATTTTCTCACGAGAGTTTCTTCAAAATGCCCCCAAACTCGAgacaaaggaaaaggaaaatagaagaatcatccaaaacccaaatcacctcaaaaccaattaagacatggtatgaaatttgccatgaagaaaatgagaaatcatcatcatcgtcaaaatcctccaaaatacaataattcaaGATGCACAAGATCCAAATGAGATTGGTTCTCAAATCAAAAATGGATTGAGTCCCTATCTCAATCTCCGAAGTAGCATTGGCCTTTTCGCAAACGAAGAGGAAACTCCTCTCAAACAAATTCTTCTTTGAAGCGACAAAGgtttcaaaaataaagagattgttTTACACAAACCAAAATCTCTTAAAAGGTTTTAAAAGAGACTTCTCTCAAGATGTTTTTCCAAAAGAGATAGCGGTGTCTTCTGGCTGCTACACAAAAATCTTCACaatattttccaaacaaatattttgaaaaattcttgttatggaggaagaattttcaaaaaaacctCCACATATACTGGTAAAAGAACttttcaatggatggcatttcaAACCATTGGATTCTCAAAAACCCCaataatattatgaaaatatactgTTCAAACTGGATCTATATTGTTCAAACATTACATAGATCCAAAAGATCCAAATTTTATTACCTATTCAACAGCCCAAATATTGAAAATTCTTCGACCAAGAGATTTGAGTGAAAACCCAAATTCTCCAAAGAAATTCCCAGCCAAATTTACCACCAAAATAGACcattacccatattttacataTTGGGATTACCAAATGGCATGGTACAATGCCTTTTTAATGAACAACCAACACATGAGACATTCGTggctcatatatttcaaatatgacACCTAATTCAAATTCCCAAACTGGTTCCAAGAGTGGTGGAATTGGTATGGACCATCATCCTTTGAGATACTaccagaaaaaattcaaaacttatggcCCAAATTCTTTGACAAATTTCATCTGAACGGATCAAAAACACATTTACAGGACAATCCATTTTTCTCAAAACTATGCATTTCCTGGATTGTCTCATGGAATTATTCTTATGAGTAAGACCAACATACTGGAATTCCATTATTAGTTCGCAATTACAGGACTAAATGGTGGGacaaatttaatgatgaaaaatatgattcaaaatatttggataattttttcaacaagaatcCAAGATTATGTAAGTCCATGACCGGATCAAACCACAGCAAAATTTCTTCAAGCAAAGTCAACAACTAGTGCAATGTTAGCTCAAGCCAAGACcaaaaaagaatacaaaaaacTCATGGCTGAAATGCTCAGCTCATTGGACTTCGAATCTGAAGATGAATCTCCAGCATCCTCAATCAAAACGGTGGATCTTGCAGATGATACCACTTCGGTAACCATCACCAGGTCCAAAAAGAAATGATACATGAACAGGAGAGATTCCCTGCAACAACATAATGCGTGAACAGGAGAGATTCCCTACAAGAAATGATGTATGAACAGGAGAGTTTCCCTGCAACAAAATAATGTGTGAACAGGAGAGATTCCCTACAAGAAATGATGTGTGAACAGGAGAGATTCCCTGCAACAAAATAATGCGTGAACAGGAAATATTCCCTGCAAGAAAAGACAAGTGAATAGTTctgtaatttgtatttttgtaatcagagaatatattctctgaaaatttttattcaaaagtttcaaaTGCAATGATTTCCTGATTCAGATGATGTAAAGAGAGAATAGCCCTCTATAAAAGGCTATCAGTTTGTGAATGAAGGGCAGAACTCGATTTTACCCATTTGAGTTGTTTCTCCAAAAAGTTTCTCAAAGTTTCTCAAAACTTTCgcatttacaaaaatttaattttaagttttcaaattttcaaattaagttttcaaaacttaagctttcaaattacaaatatatcattgggtatcgataccttttgttGTAGGAGTTATTAATGCTCTGGTTTTTACACCTCCAACGACTCAATTCATTTTCCCAACAACCCCAACGAGTGGAAATCAATGAGAGGCTATAAATACCAACTTGCAAAGCTTCTACAACAACAAGAGAGATTACAAGAGATTAAGAGCTATCAAGAAACATCAAGAAATTTATTACCATTTGTGcttaaatttttcatctttttcttgtaaacacTTATGAGCATTCATTGTATTTTCTTAGCTTAGGTGTTTTTATTGGGTGTGTGCTTCATTTGCAAACATTCTAATCTTGTGAGGATTGTTTCTTTGTTGGCTTATTTGTTTGCTCTTTTGAGAGGGTTTGTGTTTTAAGATTTAGGTAGAAATTTTAAGGGAGTTCTAAGGTTAAACCCTGTCCTCAAAGGTtcatcaaattagtgaatttgagaaaattcTTAATAGTGAAAAGCTAAGGTAGTAGAGTTGGTAATTGGGGCTGAAccactttaaaattattgtgttCATTATCATTTTCTTATTCTTGCTTTCACAAAAGTTTTAAAGGTCAACTCACCCCCTCTTGGCTTTTTCGGTTGATCGATTGAGCtaacaactaaaattttgatatttattcgAGGGTATcttagttttttaattaataataaatttgcaTGTGGTTGGATTTGAACTTGTgctatttatattaaattgatgtgtttaaattttattttactcacaatttaatctaatttcctcgtcttaatattatatatatttcatgtattattattaattagtttcaaatcatattacttctatcttttatttaaaagattaaaaatatataaaaacataaaaattatagaaatagtTGAAAAGAAGTGACGATgattttgcttttctttctgtaattaaaaaaaactcgtttttgaaaatattataatttattgaaatatttttaaaacaaaaaaaatcaacaataagtttaaatatataaatgaatattcattttgaaaatctaaaagaTTATTGTTATGAACCaatttaaatatctaaaatatttgtgttaaaactaaattaaatttaagcggTGAATATTCTTTAGCTCATATATCTATGCgctataaattaatatcaaataataaatttaatgtataaattcataaaatgtaaattattgtgttaaaaatttaattctttattatacattcaattattatatatataaaatgattgtGTTAGGCTTAtgcttaaatttataatttaatttttatacttttatttgatcTAATTTATTCTCTATTATTATAAGATAATTATTAGTTTTCTTTGGCCACATATAATGTAATTAGTTAAGGGTTTTTTATTGACAGATTGTTAGagtgtatttgataaattattaaaaattccgACATTTAATTGTTTAGTTGTGTTTGATAATCATATTAACCTTTAggttttcaacaaaaaaatgttgaatatgATAAGTAAGATAATTAGTTACTTATTacttaatattgaaaatattaattagattttatttttcaaaatcttatttttgaaataaattatttcatcaatttattaaaaattaaaattcaaattattatctttaatttttataaaaataactcaaaataaaataaataaaatcatattaatgagattaaaattataaaataataaaatttcaaaaatcaagatttattattatcaaacaaaataataatattcaagaattaatttttactaatatatcaaacatttttataatataaatttaatacttataaaatTCAGTATTTAcagcatttaatttttcaattgatGAACTTCCCTAATGGTTTTGCAAGTTTGGTTTTTCTTATGACTGGTTTATAAACAACTCCTGCTTACAAACCTAGAAAGGGTTAAAACAGAAATCTGTCCAATGTGCGACATTTTACATGTTTTCAGATCTAGAAATTGATTGTGCCAAAAGCAATACAATTTATTTGAATGGGTCAAAACAAATCTAGGAAGTCATGGGCAGCTAACAAGCTTGAAGTCCCTTGATCAACACAGGGCTCCCGTAgagttttgtaaaaattattaaaatattagcaAGTTGGGCGTAGTATAACGCAATTAGTAGCGGGATTCCATCTAGGAATAGTAATTTAGATGATCTCTCCAAGAAGTGTTTAAATAGTAGGGTAGGAGAATGTTAGTTTTAATATGAGTAATTTAGGATGATAATATAGAGGttttataagattaaaataaaaatttgaccaAAGGAAGcctattatttaaatagaataaTAGATTATGTAGGCATCTAAGAGATATATCAGATATAGATATGGATACGGAGAGAATCTGAAACTTACAACCAAACAGCCATGAACCCAATCACAACTATCCAACTCAGCATTCTAACATCTCATATTCCACTTCATCTTATCTTTCCTTCCACCACTAGTCCTTCCATCCCCCGAATCTAAAACTCATCCTTCCCCTTCCCTCTCAAATCCTCCTCCCCTCCTTCATCACCACACACCACAACTACTATACTCCCAAAATGTCTCTTACAATCCCCACTAACCTCTCCAAATCCCTTTTGAAGCCAAAGATAAATTCCCAACTCACCCCCAAAGTTTCACGATCATTGGTGGTATGCTCCACCGACAAGACTTCATCGCCACCATCATCAGCTTCACCACTCCAAGCCTTCTCAGCAGCTCTTGCTCTTTCTTCCATTCTTCTCTCAGCCCCGCAGCCTGCCGTAGCTGATATTGCAGGCCTCACACCATGCAAAGAGTCCAAGCAATTCGCCAAACGTGAGAAGCAGCAGATCAAGAAGCTGGAATCGTCGTTGAAGCTATACGCCCCTGACAGCGCTCCAGCTCTCGCTATCAAAGCAACCATCGAGAAAACCAAGAGACGGTTTGACAACTATGGGAAGTACGGGCTGTTGTGTGGGTCTGATGGGTTGCCTCATTTGATAGTGAGCGGTGATCAGAGGCACTGGGGTGAGTTCATCACGCCTGGTCTCTTGTTCTTGTACATCGCTGGATGGATCGGGTGGGTTGGAAGGAGCTACCTCATTGCTATTAGCGATGATAAGAAGCCTGCCATGAAGGAGATCATCATTGACGTGCCTTTGGCTACCGGTCTTATCTTTAGAGGCTTTATTTGGCCTGTCGCAGCTTACAGAGAGCTTATCAATGGTGACCTTGTTGTCAAGGACGTTTAATCTCCTCAGGtccttcttctctttctcttcaaaaaaattccccttttttttttttgttttttttatacagTAATTCAAGCATGTTTTTGCCTTATAGTGTAAGGGTTAACATGTGTTTGCCATATTCCATCTAATTATGTTGAACCTTACTATTCTAAAGTAGTAAATTAGTAATCTGAAATAGTGTCATAAAACCTTGCAATCTTATATTCCGAATCCAATTTTCCAACCCAAAATTcgatatttcatttattaatcaTGTTAgcaacaattttttatttaaaaatatcacattaaACTTCAATTATTGAATCAAATAATAGATTCTTGAGATTAAGAGTGGAAGTAGTAATTTCAAATGTGTAGAAGGTAAAGGGATCGAGAGTAAATTATACCACCATACATCTAAGCTTATATGATTATAACTCGTCTTATTGTCGCTGtaatattctaaattttaaaaggaaggGTGAAATTAATGAAGAAAGGAAATAGAAGAACATACAAATTGCCTTCATTTTCTTGGTgtattaattttggtttttatttttacaggGATCGAATGGAAGGACTTGAACTCCAAGGAATAGCTAGGGAAGAAGAAGGGAGTGCTTTTAGACTGAATATTCTTGGTGGGAAATTTCTTGTACTTAAAAAAtgttgtttaaaaaaaacatactttTGAGTCTTATGTAATGCAAATGTTGAAACATTTGTTAACTGAACGACTTTCCATTTCAATCTTTGTTATCCATATTCATGTGACAATATGTGTTATAAAAGGGAATCGTAGGATACCATGAAATCTTGAAAATATTAAGGAGAGAGAGAAATAGATGGtcaaattaatcacaataaaaagttgtcaaaaaaataattataggtaATGTGAAACCTAATCTATTTTGTGCTGGCAACCTTATAGTCATGCCCAAGAAAGAAATGGTGAAGCACCGGCTGAAAATGCCAAGCTTGGGTTtcctttttaaaactatatatataatatttgcaTGTCCTCTGGTTTAGAGACCTCTGTATTGGACCTTCACTTGTGActtaaacataccattttctCTGTTTGTAGTTCACTTTTCATAGTGATATTGCACGACATATAAAACCAATACGTTGGGTCGTGATCATTCTAGAATCCACAATTGTAATTGTTTGAGACTGTTATACCTAATCACCTCACAGAGCCAACCGTTTTGGTTAAGAGAAGTTCGTTCATGGAAAAGCttgtttgattaaatattaGCTTTCATTCTTCACAGGGGTCATTGTCAGATCGAGTACCATAAGGATCCAATAAGAGGTCCTTCCTATTACATCTCAGTAAGGATCTTCATAACATTACTACCAACTCCTTAATCTATGTGCATTTCTCCTCTCTTGAAATCCCTTCTATTTTTGATATGTTCTTCTTGCTCCATGTTTCCTTTGGTAAACAAAAGTGCTAGTTGAATCTGAAAGATACACTGTCCACAAAATATCTTTAAGGATAGTGTTAGTCACATCTCAAGCATCGCCCTCTTACTTTTAGCCTTTAATTCCAACAGTTTGATAGACTTCAACAGACAAAATTAAGATATCACATGTATGAGAAATGATAAACTTTTTTGTTAACTCAAATAATCAAACAGACATTGTCAAGAGGGGATGAATTgaccttttaaaaaatatgatggAAACAATGAAAGAACATGAAACAATAAATGCAACGATTTATAGTGGTTCAATctcaattgcctactccactacttaACTTTTCACATCTAATGAtattcccaaattcactaatttgataacATTTGAGGACAATGTTTAACCTTACGAACTTccttaaggtttctacccaaaccttaagacacaaaccctctcaaagagaaataaataagcaaacaaagaaataatcctCACAAGATTAGGATGTTTGCCAATCAAGCACAAATACAAGGAAAACACTTGAGCTGATAGAAAATACAATGAATGCTCACAAGTGTTTACAAGAAGATAAAGAATTAAAGCATAAAGTGATTGGTAATAGATTTTTGATTTATCTTGAAACACTTGATCTATTGTAATCTCACTTGTTGTTGTAGGGCCTTTAAAAATTGGTATTTATGTcctctaattgatttccaaccgtTGTGGTTGTTAAGGAATTGAATAGAGCCGTTGGGGATGAAAATATCAAATCATTAAATTCACCTACAACAAAAGGCATCGATACTTTTTCTACAAGTAGATAATGTTAGCATTTAATGCCTGATTCAATGACCGTTAAAGTTAGTTTAAAATGATACAAAAGACATTTTATTGATACCTGGTAAAAGGTATCTCAATACTTTTTGtaattgtttgaaaaattatcaaGTAAGAATGCAAAAACAGTATCAATATCAAAGA
This genomic stretch from Gossypium raimondii isolate GPD5lz chromosome 6, ASM2569854v1, whole genome shotgun sequence harbors:
- the LOC105773851 gene encoding photosystem I reaction center subunit III, chloroplastic; this translates as MSLTIPTNLSKSLLKPKINSQLTPKVSRSLVVCSTDKTSSPPSSASPLQAFSAALALSSILLSAPQPAVADIAGLTPCKESKQFAKREKQQIKKLESSLKLYAPDSAPALAIKATIEKTKRRFDNYGKYGLLCGSDGLPHLIVSGDQRHWGEFITPGLLFLYIAGWIGWVGRSYLIAISDDKKPAMKEIIIDVPLATGLIFRGFIWPVAAYRELINGDLVVKDV